The region CGCCGCCGTCATGATCGGCAAGGCGCTGGGCGCACGGGTGATCGCGGCGGCGAGCAGCGAGGAGAAGCTGGCCCTCTGCCGCGAGCACGGAGCTGACGAGACGCTGAACTACAGCTCGGAGGACCTGCGCGAGCGGATCAAAGCACTGACGGGAGGCAAAGGACCGGACGTGATTTTCGACCCGGTGGGCGGCGACTTCGCGGAGGCGGCCTTCCGCTCCATCGGCTGGGGCGGGCGGTACCTCGTGGTGGGGTTCGCGGGGGGCGGCATTCCGAAACTGCCGCTAAATCTGCCGCTGCTCAAGGGCGCGTCGCTGGTGGGCGTGTTCTGGGGCGAGTTCGCCCGCCGCGACCCCCGCGCCAATGCCCGCAACCTCGCCCGGCTGCTGGGGTGGGTGGCAGACGGGACCGTGCGGCCCCTGATCAGCGAACGCTACCCGCTGGAGCGCACCCCGGAAGCGCTGCGGGCACTGCTGGAGCGGCGGGTCACCGGCAAGGTGGTCGTCACCCCTTGACCCCGCTGACCTTCTACACGACCGCCGAACTCGCGCGGGAGGCGGGCGTGACCCGGCGCACGGTCATGCATTACGCCGACCTCGGCCTGCTGACCCCCGATCAGGTGACGGTGTCGGGGCGAGCGCTCTACGGCCCCTACGCGCTGCGGCTGCTGCGCGACGTGCTGGATCTGCGGGCGCTGGGCGTGCCCCTCGACGAGGCCCGCGACATGGTGACCCTGCGCCGGGCCACGCATACCCTCGACGGCACCTATCGCCGCGACTGGACCCGCGCCGACATCCCCCTCTCGGACGAGCAGCTGCGCGTCATTCACGCCCGGCTGCGGCTGTTGCAGGAAGCCTACGCCCGCCAGGCCGAGGGCCTGGCCCGCTTCGACCGCTGGCTCACCAAGCGGTTTACCGGGGGCGAGGTGGAACCGCTGGACCCGGAGGCGCTGGAGGGGGAGGAGCAGGCTCAGCCAGGTGGCCTATAGGGAGGGGAATCGGTGACGAGAGGGACTACACTCTCCCGGTGACGTCCGGCCCGGCCTCTTCCTCCCCCACCCCGCGCACCAGCGAACTCGGCCCCCTGGTACGGCTCGCGGGGCCGGTGATCGTGTCGCAGTTTGCGGCCAATGCGCTCACGCTGATTTCCACGGCGGTGATCGGTCGGCTGGGCACCCCGGAGCTGGCGGCGGCGGCCTACGCGAACGCCACCTACTACCTGCTGTTCCTGATCCTGAGCGGGATCATGCTGGCGGTGGGGCCACGGGCGGCGCAGGCGCATGGGGCGGGGAATCCGGCGGGCGTCGCCCTCGCCCTGCGCGGGGGCCTGCGGCTGGCCCTGGGCCTGACGGCGATTGCCTTGCCGCTGATGTGGGGCATCGCGGCGATCTTGCCCGGCCTCGCGCCCGAAGGCGTGCGCGGTGACCTCGCGGCGAGCTACTTGCGGCTCTACGCGCTGGGGATGCTGCCGGTGCTCGCCTTCGTGGCCCTGCGGGGGGCGCTGGAGGGCACCGGGCAGCCCCGCGTGGTCACGGTGACGGCGCTGGGCGGGGTGACGGTCGTCGCCTTCCTGAGTCCGGCCCTCGCCTTTGGGTGGGGGCCGCTGCCTGCGCTGGGGCTGCCAGGAGCCGCCGCCGCGAGCGCCGTGACCGCGTGGGCGATGGCGCTGACGCTGCTGCCAGTCGCGCTGCGCCGCTTTCCCGCCGTGCCAGGAAGCCGGGTGGGGCCAGAGGTGGGGGCACTGCTGCGCCTGGGCTGGCCCATCGGCCTGACGCTGGGGGCCGAGGGGGGCATGTTCAGCGTGACCTCGCTGCTGATGGCGAGGTTCGGGGCCGAGGCGCTCGCGGCGCACAACGTGGCGCTTCAGGTCATCACGGCGGTGTTCATGGTGCCGCTGGGGCTCTCGACCGCCACCGGCATCCGGGTGGCCCAGGCGGCGGGCGGTGGTGAAGCGGGCCGGGTGCGCCGCGCCGGGCTGACTGGGATCGGGCTGGCGGCGGCCGTCATGCTGGCCTTCGCCGCACTGGAACTGCTGGCGCCCCGGCTGGTGCTGGGGGTGTTCGTGGACGCCGGGGACCCGGCGAACGCGGCGCTGCTGGCGACCGGCGCGAGTCTGCTCACCATCGCCGCCCTCTTCCAGACGGTCGACGGGGTGCAGGTCACCGCGAACGCGGCGCTGCGCGGCCTGCAAGACACCCGCGTACCGCTGCTGATCTCGCTCGCGTCGTACTGGGGGGTAGGGCTGGGGGTGGGGTCGCTGCTCGCCTTCGGGCTGGGGTTGGGACCGCGCGGGCTGTGGTTCGGGCTGACGGCGGGGCTGAGTATGGCGGCCGTAGCGCTGCTGTGGAGGTTCTTGAAACGTAGCCAAGGCCGTTCTCTGGGGAACTGAAGCCGCTCTCCCGCATCTAGAGGAACGAGCTGCGCTCACCCGAGCGGCCCACAAAAGGCCCCCTCCACTTCCGGTAGGGGGCCTTGTCTATGCTTCCGGGCTACCCTTTCCCGCGCAGGTCCGTCACCCGCCGCAGCTTACCCCCCTCGCTGCGGGGCAGAGAGCCGGGCACGCACAGCTCGCAACGTACGGTCACGCCCACCTGAACCTTGACCAGCCGCTCGATTTCGGTCCGCAGCGCGACGGTTTCCTCCCCCGCCTCGACGCGCAGCAGCAGGTCATCGCGGGTGCCCGTGCGGGTCAGGACCACGTGGTAATGGGGGCTGACCTGCCCCATGCCGACCAGCACGGCCTCAAGCTGGGTGGGGTAGACGTTGACCCCCCGCAGGATAATCAGGTCGTCGGCGCGGCCCCGGATGCCGTCCATGCGGCGCACCGTGCGTCCGGTGGCGTTGGGCTCGGTGGCCTCCGGCAGCAGGCGCGTGATGTCGCCCGTCCAGTAGCGCAGCATGGGCAGGGCGGTGCGGCTGATGGATGAAAGCACGAGCACGCCCCACTCGCCGTCGGGCAGCACCTCGCCTGTCTCGGGGTCCACGATCTCGGGGTAAAAGTGGTCCTCCCAGAGGTAGCTGCCGCGCTGCTCGGCCGCGTCCTCGTTGGAGACGCCGGGGCCGATGATCTCGGACAGGCCGTAGATGTTGGTCGCCGTAACACCCAGCCGGGCCTCGACCTCGCGGCGGGTCTTCTCTGTCCAGGGCTCGGCGCCCAACACCGCGTAGCGGAGGGAAGTGTCCCCTGGCCGCACGCCCCGGCGGGTGAACTCGTCCGCGAGGACCAGGGCGTAGCTCGGCGTGCAGGCGATCACCTCGGGTTCGAGGTCGAGAATCAGGCTGACCTGCCGCTCAGTGCCGCCGCCGGAGACGGGGACAGTGCACAGGCCCAGCCGCTCGGCGCCGCCGTGCAGCCCCAGCCCTCCGGTAAACAGCCCGTAGCCGTAGGCATTGTGAAAGGTCATGCCCGGCCGCGCCCCCGCCGCGTAGAGCGAGCGGGCCACAACTTCCGCGAACACGGCGAGGTCGTTCTCGTCGTAGGCGACCACGGTGGGCTTGCCGGTGGTGCCGCTGCTGGCGTGCAGGCGGCGCAATTCGTGGCGCGGCACGGCGCTGAGACCCAGGGGGTAGTGGTCGCGCAGGTCGCTCTTGCGGGTCAGCGGAAAGCGGGCGAGGTCGCCCAGGGTCCGCAGGTCGTCCGGGGTGACCCCCACCGCCTCAAAGCGGGCGCGGTGGGCGGGCACGCGCTCGTGCATCCGGGCGGCGGTCGCCTGAAGGCGGGCAAGTTGCAGGGCGCGGAGGTCGGGGAGGGGCATGCCCTCACGGTCGGGCTGGAACATCGGGCCTCCAGTCGGCAGCAGTGTCACCCACAGCGTCGTGATCGGAAACAGGGAAGGCAGGCAGGAGGGCCGGGTCGCCCACCACCTTGCCAGGGTTAAGGAAGTTCAGCGGGTCCAGCATAGCCTTCACCTCCCGCATCACGTCCAGCGCGTCCCCGTGTTCCGAACGCAGGTACGTCCGTTTGCGCAGCCCCACCCCATGCTCGCCCGTGCAGGTGCCGCCCACCGCGACCGCGTGCGCGGCGAGGGCGTGCAGGACGTGGTCAATCCGAGTCCAGGTGTCCACGTCGTCGGGATGGGCATGCATCAGCAGGTGAAGGTTACCGTCCCCGATATGGCCGACCAGGGGCGCGGTCAGGCCATGCTCTTCCAGCAATTCCTGAGCAACCGCTACTGTCCCCGCCAACGCTGAGAGGGGCACGCACACGTCCCCGATGCGGGTCGCGTGACCGGGCCAGGCCGCCCGCAGCGCGTCGTACACGCCATGACGGGCCGCCCACAGCTCGGACTGCGCCTCCGGGGTGCGGGCCTCGCCGACGGGGGTGCCGCCATGCAGGGAGGCCGCCTCCCGCAGCAGGGCGAGTTGCGCGTCCAAGTCGGCCCGGTCCCGGCCCGCAACCTCTGCCCAGAGGGTCGGGGCTTCCGGGTCGTGGCGGGCGCGGTGGCAGTTCACGGCGGCCACCGTCGCGGCGTCCACGAATTCCAGCCGCTCCGGGGTCAGGCCCAGGCCGCGCAGGGTCACGCTGGCGGTGACTGCCCCCTCCACGTCCCCGAAGGCGAGTTGCACGCTGGCGGTCGCGGGCGGCAGAGGGTGAAGCCTCAGGGTCAGCGAGGTGATGACCCCCAGCGTTCCCTCCGAGCCGATGAACAGCTGTTTCAAGGCGTAGCCGCTGCTGCTCTTGCGGGCGGCGCTGCCCAGCGTCAGCACCCGGCCGTCCGCCAGCGCCACCCGGAGGGCCGCGACGTTCTCGCGCATGCCGCCGTAGCGCACGGTGGTCGTGCCGCTCGCGTTGGTGGCGGCCATCCCCCCCAGCGAGGCGTCCGCGCCGGGGTCCACCGGGAAGAAGAGGCCGTGCGGGCGCAAGCGGCGGTTCAGAGCGAGGCGCCGCACCCCCGGTCCCACCGTGACGGTGAAGCCCACGGGGTCAGGCTCCCCGACCGCGTCCATCCCACTGAGGTCCAGTGAGATCGCGCCCGGCACGGGCAGCGCCGCCCCTTCCAGGCTGGTGCCCGCGCCCCAGGGGGTGACAGGGACGCGCCAGTCGCGGGCGACCGCCAGCGTCTCCAGCACGTCCCCTTCCGAGCGGGCATAGACCACCGCGCCGGGCACCCAGGTCAGCGGCGTGCCCTCGTCGCGGGCGTGGGCGCTCCGGTCACCGGGAACGAGGCTGACGCGCTCGCCCAGCCCGGTTCGCAGGGCGCCCTGCCAGCCGGTTACTTGATCATCTTCCACGTGCCGTTCACGACCTGCACCATCACGCGGCTGCGGGCGTCAAGGCCGAGGTGGTCGGTCGCGCTCATGTTGAAAATGCCGTGCGCCCCGATCACGTTGCGGGTGCCCTCGATGGCGTCACGCAGCGCCGAGCGGAACTGCGGAGTGCCGGGCTTGGCTTTTTTCAGGGCGGCCGGAATCGCCTTTTGCAGAATCAGGCCCGCGTCCCACATGTGCGCCCCGAAGGTGCTCACCGAGTTCTGGCCGAAGCGCCGCTCGTAGGCCTGGGTGTAGGCGAGGCCCACGCGCTGGGTGGGGTTGGTTGCGGGGAGCTGGTCGGCCACCAGCACGGGTCCGGCGGGGAGGATCGCGCCCTCCACGTCCTTGCCGCCCACCCGCAGGAAGTCGGCGTTGGCGACCCCGTGGGTCTGGTAGATCTTGCCCGCGTAGCCCCGGTCGTTCAGGGTCTTTTGCGGCAGCACGGCGGGCACCCCGGAGGCGCCGACGAGCACGGCGTCGGGCCGGGCGGCCACGATCTTGAGAATCTGGCCGGTGACGCTAGTATCGGCGCGGTTGTACTTCTCGACGGCGACCACCCGGATGTTGCGGGCCGCCGCCGCCCGCTGAAGCTCGGAGAGCCAGCCCTCGCCGTAAGCGTCGTTGAAGCCGATGTAGCCGACTGTCTTGATGCGGTTTTGCGCCATGTGCGCGACGATCGCGTTGGCCATGATCGCGTCCGTCTGCGGGGTCTTGAACACCCAGCGCCGCCGGGCGTCCACGGGCTTGATGATCGCCTCGGACGCGGCGAGGCTGATCATGGGCACCTTCGCCTCAGTCACCACGTCGATCATGGCGAGGCTGGCGGGCGTGGTCGTCGTGCCGATAATCACGTCCACCTTGTTGTCCTGAATCAGCTTGCGGGTCGCGGTCACAGCGGCAGTCGTGTCGGACGCGTCGTCGAGGACCGTGTAGGTCACCTTCTGCCCGCCGATGGTCTGGGGCAGCAGGGCGACCGTATTCTTCTCCGGAATCCCCAGGCTGGCCGCCGGGCCGGTCGAGGACACGACCACCCCCACCCGGAGCTGCGCGGCGGCAAAGGACGAGGCGAGCAGGGCGGCGGTCACGAACAGGCGGGCAGGGTGCAGGCGCTTCATGGGAAAACCTCCACGGCGAGGGAGCAGCCCGGCGGAACCGGGCAGGGAAGCTGCTTGAGGGTTGGTTGATGAAGCTTAGCAGAAGGCCGGGGGCCTAGTTCCCCGCCGAGGGAGCCTCCTCCCCCTCGGCTTCAAAGGCGAGGTACAGCCGGGCCAGCAGCGCAGGGTCACGCAGGGAGCCGCCCAGAGCCTCCTCCGCCCGGCGCAGGCGGTAACGCAGCGTATTCACATGCACGTGAAGCCGCGCGGCGAGGTCGGGCAGTGGCCCCGAGTGGCCCAGGTAGGCCCGCAGGGTAGCCTCGGTGCGGCCCCCGTCTTCCAGCGCGGCGAGCCGTGCCCGCACCTGTCCCCGCAGCGGCGCGAAGGAGCCGTCCGCGAGCAGGGCATACAGGGGGTCCATCGCGTGATAGGTCGTGTACCCCCGCGCCTGCCGGGTGGCGGCGAGGGCGTGCCGCGCTTCGCCCTCGGCGGTGCGGGCATGGCGCGGGCCGGGGTGAGGGGCACTGACGCCCAGCCGCACGTCCTGCGCGGTGCTGGCGAGCAGGGCCGTATGCAAGTCCCGCGCCTCGCGCCCTAGGTCGGCGGTCGGCCACAGCCACACCGCCCGGTCCCCCCGCACGGTGGAGTGCGCGGGCAGCCCGCGTTCCAGAAAGTATCCCTCCCCCACCGCCGCGAGCACGTCGAGGGCGTGGGCATGAGCAGCGCGGGCGGCCGAGCCGGGAGCGGGAGGCCGGGCGAAGGCCGCCACCGCCACCGCGACGGGCTCGGGGTCGGGGAGACTGGCCTCCGGCAGCGTGCCCGAGAGCAGGGCGTCGAGCGTCCTCTCCCCCACCCGGCGCCGCGCCGCGCCTGCCGCTGCCGCCTGAAGCCGTGCCAGCAGGGCATATTCCGCCGCCACCGGAACCAGGGCCGCCCACTCCGGCGGCACCGCCAGCGTGAGGCTGCCCACGTGACGCTCGCCGCTCGCGTCGCCGTAGCTCAGGCGACGGGTGACCTCCGGCCCGGCGGCTTCTCCTGCCGAGGCCACCACATCGCCCCAGCTCGCTCGGATCTCTGCCCGGCCCCCGGTCAGCCGCGCCAGCCGAGCGACGAGTTCGCGCTCGGGCTGCGGCCCGGCGACGGCTTCCCGCAATGAGGTCAGCAGCGCAGCCACGCCGGGCAACGCGAGGAGATCGGGCGAGGTGTCCCGCATTTGTTCCAACCTATAACGGGGTGGGGCCGGATTCACGCGCCGCACAAAGGAGGACACGGGGAGGTGGACCGTATGCTGAAAGGCACACCACCACGCTTCCTTTCCACGAACGGAGAACTCCCTTGAAATACGCCCGCTTTATCGCCGGGGGCCGGATGCTCAGCGGCCACCTCCACGACGGTCACCTGATTGACGCGGCAGGCGTCGCCCATGATCCCGACTCCGTCCAGTTCCGCCTGCCCGTGGACCCGCCCAAAGTGATCGCCCTCGCGCTGAACTACAACGACCACGCGGGTGAACTCGGTCTGACGCAACCCAGCGAGCCCGCCCTCTTCTGGAAGCCGAACACCACCCTGCTGCCGCACCGGGGCACGGTGATCTACCCGCGCGGCGCGGAGTTCATGCACTATGAGGTCGAACTCGGCGTCATTATCGGTCGGGACGCCCGCCGGGTGAAGGCGGGGGACGCCATGGACTACGTGGGCGGCTACACCATCGGCAACGACCTCGTGGTGCGCGACTACGTGACGAACACCTTCCGCCCGCCCCTGCGCGGCAAGGGCTGGGACACCTTCGGGCCGCTGGGGCCGTACTACGTGACCGCCAACGAGATCGCCGACCCGCACGACCTCGCGCTCACCGCCCACGTCAACGGCGAGCTGCGCCAGCAGGGTAGCACCCGCGACATGATTTTCTCGATTCCCGAACTGATCGAGCACATCAGCCGATTCATGACCCTCCAGAAGGACGATGTAATCCTGACGGGCACCCCGAAAGGCATCTCGCATGTCCACCCCGGCGACGTGATGCGGCTGGAGGTCGAGGGGCTGGGCGTGCTGGTAAACGGCATTCAGGAGGAGGACGACCTCGCCGAGCCGATCAAGGGCAAGGAAGCGAAGGAAGGGGAGTGGGACGGGCGGTGAAGCGCACGGACAGGCCAGCGAAGCGGAGGACAACGCTCATGCGGCGGGCGGAAGCTGCGGGCATGAGGCGGAGAACTCTGCTGACCCTGGGCCTCGCGCTCCCGGCCCTCGCCCTGGCCGCGCCGCAGCGGTACGAGATGCGCTCCTTCGTGAACGTGAACGGCACCGTGCGACCGGCTTTCGCGTGGTGCGACGCGCCGGGGCGGGTGCTGGCGGTGACGCGGCCTGCCAAAGGTGTCCAGACGACTCCGCAACCTGTCACGCTGTACCGCTGGCTCAAGCGCCCGCTTCCCGAGTCGGACGCGAGCAGGCTGACCGCGCCCTACCTCCTCGGACCGAGCGAGGGGGCGGCGGGAAGTGTGTACACCCGCCTCTCCCTCCCAGACGGCTCTGGGGCGGCTTCCAACTTCTTCATCCGCACCAGCAACGTCGAGAACGTCATCGACCCCGCCTACCGCATGACCCGCGTGAACGAATTCCGCACGCCGGAAGGCTCCTTTTCCTGCCGTTACCAGCCCCAGGCAGTATTCATGGGCGCGACGGCCAAGCGCACCGTGATCGTCTGGGACAACGGCAGGACGGCCACCTACGCCACACGGAACTTTGACGGGACGCCGGGGGTGTACGTGACGGGTGGGAAGGTCAGTTACGACGAACTGGGGCCGGAGTACATCTTTAACGGGGCCGATGGGTACAGCTACCTCGTCAGTTATCACGACTCTTCCGCGTTCGTGCAGACACGTAGAGCCGGAAAGACACTGCAAACCGAGCCTTTTCTCGCCTATTCCTACAGCCTCCCCGTCAAGGAGCAACCATGACCCAGACTGCCAGCACACCAAATCACGACCTCGCCCGCGAGTTGCGTGAAAGCCGACTTACCGGAGGCTTGAAACACTTCATCGGTGGCGAGTGGGTGGACTCGCAGAGTGGCGAGACCTTCCAGACCCACACGCCCACCGACAACTCCGCGCTGGCGACTGTGGCGAGCGGCGACGCCGCCGACATCGACCGGGCCGCCCGCGCCGCGCACGACGCCTTCCAGACGTGGCGCGAGGTGAGCGGAGCCGAGCGCCGCAAACTCCTGCACAGGGTCGCTGACCTGATCGAGAAGCGTTCGCAGGAAATCGCCGTGCTGGAGAGCGTGGACACCGGGCAGGCCATCCGCTTCATGAAGTCGGCGGCGGCACGCGGAGCGGAGAACTTCCGCTTCTACGCCGACCGCGCCCCCGGTGCAGGAGACGGCGAGAGCCTGCCCGCGCCCGGCTTCCTGAACTACTCCATCCGCCAGCCCATCGGCCCGGTCGGGGTCATCACGCCCTGGAACACGCCCTTCATGCTGAGCACCTGGAAGATCGCCCCGGCGCTGGCCGCAGGCTGCACGGTGGTCCACAAGCCCGCCGAGTGGAGCCCGGTCACGGCGACCCTGCTCGCCGAGATCATGGACGAGGCGGGGCTGCCGAAGGGGGTCCACAACCTTGTGCACGGCTTCGGCGAGAGCGCGGGCAAGGCGCTGACCGAGCATCCGCTGATCAAGGCGATTGCCTTCGTGGGCGAGACGGTCACGGGCAGCCACATCATGCGGCAGGGGGCCGACACCCTCAAGCGCGTGCACTTCGAGCTGGGCGGCAAGAATCCGGTCGTGGTCTTCGACGACGCGGACCTCGACAAGGCGCTTGACGCCGTGGTCTTCATGATCTACAGCCTGAACGGGGAACGCTGCACCTCCTCCAGCCGCGTGCTCATCCAGGAGGGCATCTACGACGAGTTCACGGCCCGGATTGCCGAGCGAGCGCGGAACATCCGGGTCGGCGACCCCCTCGACCCCGACACCGAGGTCGGGCCGCTGGTCCACCCCCGCCACTTCGAGAAGGTCCTGTCCTACTTCGACAAGGCCCGCGAGGAAGGGGCCACCATCGCGGCGGGCGGCGAGCGCGTGGGCGGCGAGGGGAATTACGTCTCCCCCACCCTGTTCACCGGGGCACGCAACGACATGCGGATCAGCCAGGAGGAAATCTTCGGCCCGGTCCTGACCGCCATCCCCTTCACCGACGAGGCGGACGCCCTGGCGCTCGCCAACGACGTGAAATACGGGCTGGCCGGGTATCTGTGGACGAACGACCTCACGCGGGCGCACCGATTCGCGCACGGGTTGGAGGCCGGGATGATCTGGGTGAACTCCGAGAACGTGCGGCATCTGCCCACGCCCTTCGGCGGCGTGAAAAACAGCGGCATCGGGCGCGACGGCGGCGACTATTCCTTCGAGTTCTACATGGAGACGAAGAACATCGCCATCTCGCTGGGGACGCACAAGACGGCGCAGCTCGGCGTGGGGCAACCGCCCGTGGTGCAGAAGGAGGTGGCGGAGGGGTGAGCGAGATAGAAGCTGTCTGGCGGCGCATAGAAGCGTGGTACGAGTTACACGGAACCTCACATCTTCTGAACTCTGGAGCCACTGATCAGGCCATCGCAGAAGCCGAAAAGCAGCTTGGGGTGAGCTTTCCAGCGGAACTGCAAGAGTCGCTGCGGCGGCATGACGGCTCAAACGTCATGGGATGGGCGAGCGGTGAGTTGCTGTCGCTGGAGCGTATCGCCAGCGAGCGCCGTATCTGGATGGAACTGCTCCAGGACGGTACCTTCGACGACAACGCTAAACACAACGCAGATTCCGAGGCAGTGCAGCCCGGGTGGTGGAACGCCGCCTGGATTCCGCTGGACGCTGATGGCGGAGGCAACGGCGCGGTTATTGACATGGCTCCGGGACCGGAAGGAACGGCAGGCCAAATCATCGACATGGACCATGAAGTCGGCCCCAATGGACCTCAGTATCAGTCGCTCACCGAGTATCTGGAAGCGGTGGCCGATGGCTTGGAAGCTGAGCGGTTCGTTGTCTATGACGGCGCGGTCGTGTCTATTGATGAAATGGAGGAGGGTTCATGACGCCCCACACCGTCCTCCTCACCGGGGCCGCCGGGCAGGTCGGCTCAGCCTTGCGCGAGGGCCTGCGCGGGCGCTTCCCGGTCCTGCGCCTGACCGACACCCGCGACCTGGGGGAGGCGCAGGAAGGCGAGGAGATCGTCCCCGCCGACCTCACCAACTTTGGCGAGGTTCGCGCCGCGATGGAGGACGTGGACGCCGTGATTCACCTCGGCGGCATCGCGGACGAGCACACCTATGAGCGCATCCGGGACGTCAACATGGACGGGACCTACCACGTCCTCGAAGCGGCGCGGCAATCGGGTGTGCGGCGGGTGGCGTTTGCTTCCTCCATCCACGCGGTCGGCTTCTATCCCCGCTCGGAGAAGATTGGGCCGGACGTGCCCGTGCGCCCGGACACCTACTACGGGGTCAGCAAGGTGTTCGGGGAGGCGCTGGGCCGCATGTATTTCGAGCGGTACGGCATCGAGTTCGTCGGCGTCCGCATCTGCTCGTTTCAGCCGAAGCCGAAAGATGCCCGGCACCTCTCGACCTGGCTTAGCCCCAGGGATGCGGTGCAGCTCTTTGAACGCGCCGTCACCACGCCCGATCTCGGCTTTCTGATCGTTGCGGGCATCAGCGGCAACACCCGGCGCTGGATGACCCCGGAAGGCTGGGACGTGCTGGGCTACGTGCCCCAGGACGACGCCGAAGCCTACGCCGCCGAGGTCGAGCACATTCGCGGTGACCCTGCGGACATCACCGAGCAGCGGCAGGGCGGGATTTTCGTGGACTCGGAGTATAGGGGGCTGGCGGGGAAGGAGGGCATGGGGCGATGAAGGTCACTGGGTGGCCCCCTCACCCCAGCCCTCTCCCGCGGGGGGAGAGGGGGCTAAAGCGCTCCAGCAATTCGCTCCAGCACACCGTCCAGGTTGTCGCGGACTTCGTTGTTCCAGAAACGGAGGACGCGGAAGCCGCGTGCTCGCAGGTCAGCATCGCGCACGGCGTCATAGGCGCTGTTCGTGTGCTGACTGCCATCCAGTTCGACGATCAGCTTGTGCTCGAGGCACGCGAAGTCAGCGAAGTAGAACCCCAGCGGTTGCTGCCTGCGGAATACGGCCCCAAGCTGGCGGTTTCGCAACCGGCTCCACAGCAACCGCTCTTCGGGCGTGCTGCGTCGCCTCAACTCCCGCGCCCTACTCTTCGTCACATCTCGCGGAAACCGGTCCACGCCCAAGCCTACCTGCTCCCTCTCCCCTTGCGGGAGAGGGCTGGGGTGAGGGGTGTCGAGCAACGCTCGACCAGCAAGGAGGTTTAATCTCATGGCAGCCATCACCGGACAGCAGTTCCTCGACCGCCTGCGGCAGAATCCGCCCACCCTCTACATCGACGGGGCGCGGGTCGAGGATCCCACCACCCACCCGGCGACCCGCAACATGGCGCACTCGCTCGCGGGCCTATACGACCTCCAGCACCAGCCGGAGCTGCGCGAGCAGCTCACCTACGAGGAGAACGGCGAACGCCACCCGATGAGCCTGATGGTGCCGCGCACCAAGGAAGACCTCGCCCGCATCGGGGAGGCGCACCGCATCCGCGCGAACTACTCGCTGGGCTTCCTGGGCCGCGCTCCCGATTACATGAACGCCAACGTGATGGCGGCGGGCATGGGGGCCGACTACTTCGCCCGCTGCGAGGTGGAGGGCGACCACAAGCCCGACTTTGCGGGCAACATGCGACGCTACTACGAGTACGTGCGCGACCATGACCTGTGCCTCACGCACGCGCTGACCAACCCGCAGGTCAACCGCGCGAAGATGGCCTCCGAGATGCCCGACCCCTATATCGCCCTGGGGATCGTGGAGGAGCGTGAGGACGGCGTGGTCATGCGCGGCGCCCGCATGATGGCGACCCTGCCCATCGCGGACGAGATTCTGGTGTTCCCGTCCACCGTCCTCAAGGAGAACGCCGACAAGAGCCGCTACGCGATGGGCTTCGCCGTGCCGACGAACGCGCCCGGCCTGAGCTTCCAGTGCCGCGAGCCCTTCGACGTGGGCCGCGACCCCGAGGACCATCCGCTGGGCAGCCGCTTCGACGAGCAGGACGCCTTCGTGATCTTTGACGACGTGCTCGTGCCCTGGGAGCGCGTGTTCCTGCTGTATGACGTGGAGCTGGCGAACAAGGCCTACGCGGGTACCGACGCCGTGCTGCACATGGCCTATCAGGTCGTGAACCTGAAGGTCGCCAAGACTGAGGCGTTCCTGGGCACCGCGCAGAGCATCGTGAACGCCATCGGCTCCGGGCAGTTCCAGCACGTGCAGAGCAAGGTCGCCGAGATCATCGTGATGCTGGAGATCATGA is a window of Deinococcus terrestris DNA encoding:
- a CDS encoding endonuclease domain-containing protein, which produces MTKSRARELRRRSTPEERLLWSRLRNRQLGAVFRRQQPLGFYFADFACLEHKLIVELDGSQHTNSAYDAVRDADLRARGFRVLRFWNNEVRDNLDGVLERIAGAL
- the hpaB gene encoding 4-hydroxyphenylacetate 3-monooxygenase, oxygenase component, whose protein sequence is MAAITGQQFLDRLRQNPPTLYIDGARVEDPTTHPATRNMAHSLAGLYDLQHQPELREQLTYEENGERHPMSLMVPRTKEDLARIGEAHRIRANYSLGFLGRAPDYMNANVMAAGMGADYFARCEVEGDHKPDFAGNMRRYYEYVRDHDLCLTHALTNPQVNRAKMASEMPDPYIALGIVEEREDGVVMRGARMMATLPIADEILVFPSTVLKENADKSRYAMGFAVPTNAPGLSFQCREPFDVGRDPEDHPLGSRFDEQDAFVIFDDVLVPWERVFLLYDVELANKAYAGTDAVLHMAYQVVNLKVAKTEAFLGTAQSIVNAIGSGQFQHVQSKVAEIIVMLEIMKALEVAAVAGATVNEYGVMTPARGPLDAARNYYPAVYARLPELLQLLGASGIIMMPSKADREGPLGPQISKYLQAGNASAEDRLKLFRLAWDMSMSSFGGRQSLYEKFFFGDPVRMHSALYEVYNKQPYVERIGAFLNRSEKAEGVAADD